One genomic segment of Pedobacter endophyticus includes these proteins:
- a CDS encoding FKBP-type peptidyl-prolyl cis-trans isomerase, whose protein sequence is MKGKSIFFVFAVALGLSACNKFEKGEGGMMYKIYSSEGKPKIQEGDYVKLNGIETVETTTNPDSVMVNTYDNERPAFFAITKSMFPGDLTSGLKLLGEGDSAVFKLNLDSMEKYSGQPNPKNLKSRIATFTIKIEKVLHKGNDPDSIFDAKKRLFFEAEYKGLIEKNKIVEPAKIKKYIEENDLKVNTAPSGLRYIIERPGNSERATLLDTVVMNYTGQFLNKKSNGQLNVFDTSDAKVARDAGIFSESVQYVPRNLPLGQLPQGVIQGIQMIGVGGKIKMILPSKLAFGENGGGPFNPFTPLVFDVELKKIIKPNTATPAE, encoded by the coding sequence ATGAAAGGAAAGAGTATATTCTTCGTATTTGCGGTGGCCCTTGGCTTATCTGCTTGCAACAAGTTTGAAAAAGGTGAAGGCGGCATGATGTACAAGATTTATAGCAGCGAAGGAAAGCCCAAGATACAGGAGGGGGATTATGTGAAGCTAAACGGGATAGAAACGGTAGAAACGACGACTAACCCCGATTCGGTGATGGTGAATACGTATGATAACGAAAGGCCTGCTTTTTTTGCCATTACGAAGTCGATGTTTCCGGGCGATTTAACTTCGGGATTGAAACTATTGGGCGAAGGCGATAGTGCGGTGTTTAAATTGAATTTAGATTCGATGGAGAAGTACTCAGGACAACCGAACCCCAAGAATTTAAAATCAAGAATAGCTACTTTCACCATCAAAATTGAGAAGGTGTTGCACAAGGGCAACGATCCGGATTCGATATTTGATGCCAAAAAACGGCTGTTTTTTGAGGCTGAGTACAAAGGCCTGATTGAAAAAAATAAAATTGTAGAGCCGGCTAAAATCAAAAAATATATCGAAGAAAACGACTTAAAAGTGAATACGGCGCCTTCAGGTTTAAGATATATCATCGAGCGCCCGGGAAATAGCGAGCGGGCCACTTTGTTAGATACGGTAGTGATGAATTATACGGGGCAGTTTCTTAACAAAAAATCGAATGGACAGCTGAATGTGTTCGATACTTCTGATGCGAAGGTTGCACGAGATGCAGGCATATTTTCTGAAAGCGTTCAATATGTGCCGCGAAACTTGCCTTTGGGCCAACTACCGCAAGGGGTAATTCAGGGAATTCAAATGATTGGCGTCGGTGGCAAAATCAAAATGATTTTGCCTTCAAAGCTGGCCTTTGGCGAAAATGGAGGCGGTCCGTTTAACCCGTTTACGCCGCTTGTGTTCGATGTTGAGCTGAAAAAAATAATTAAACCGAATACTGCTACGCCAGCAGAATAA
- a CDS encoding FKBP-type peptidyl-prolyl cis-trans isomerase, with protein sequence MKRIFLAACLSGLAAASFAQTKTAVRKPVAKKTTITKKTTTSAAVMSLKSSLDSTSYAFGTSIGASLKSTGLSTLNYEVLLRGLKDSFAGGKAILTQEQAQQCINEAITKASAVKNKAEAEANKIKYAPMIKEGQTFLEENKKRAGVQTTASGLQYEVITAGTGVKPTATDSVLVHYKGTLLNGKQFDSSYDRGEPISFPLNRVIAGWTEGVQLMPAGSKYRFFIPYNLAYGERGAGADIPPYSALIFEVELLKVNGK encoded by the coding sequence ATGAAAAGAATTTTCTTAGCGGCTTGCTTATCCGGATTGGCCGCTGCTTCTTTTGCACAAACCAAAACCGCTGTAAGAAAGCCTGTTGCAAAGAAAACCACCATTACCAAAAAAACTACTACCAGCGCTGCTGTAATGAGCTTAAAGTCGAGTTTAGATTCAACCAGTTATGCTTTCGGAACGTCAATTGGCGCCAGTTTAAAATCAACCGGTCTCTCTACCTTAAATTACGAGGTGCTTTTAAGAGGGCTAAAAGATTCATTTGCGGGTGGCAAAGCCATATTAACGCAGGAGCAAGCTCAACAATGCATAAACGAAGCCATCACCAAAGCATCGGCAGTAAAAAACAAGGCTGAGGCCGAAGCCAATAAAATTAAATATGCACCCATGATAAAAGAAGGACAAACATTTTTAGAAGAGAACAAAAAACGTGCTGGCGTACAAACAACGGCTAGCGGCCTGCAATATGAGGTAATAACAGCAGGAACCGGGGTTAAACCTACGGCTACCGATTCGGTATTGGTACATTATAAGGGTACTTTACTAAACGGAAAACAATTCGACAGCTCTTACGATCGTGGCGAACCGATCAGCTTTCCGCTGAACAGGGTAATTGCCGGTTGGACGGAAGGAGTACAGTTGATGCCAGCGGGTTCAAAATACAGATTTTTTATCCCTTACAATTTAGCCTACGGTGAACGCGGTGCAGGTGCCGATATCCCGCCTTATAGTGCATTAATTTTTGAGGTTGAGCTGCTAAAGGTAAACGGGAAGTAA
- a CDS encoding CYTH domain-containing protein produces MGKEIERKFLLNHAEWEKVEKPAGKHFRQGYITTDPAKTIRVRATENTGWLTIKGMSVGATRLEYEYEIPLTDAIELLDNFSESELEKTRYEIEFCDKLWEVDVFRGQNQGLIVAEIELSSETEQFELPLWVAEEVTHDKRYYNSNLTVHPFQDWK; encoded by the coding sequence ATGGGTAAGGAAATTGAGCGCAAATTCTTACTGAACCATGCGGAATGGGAAAAAGTAGAAAAGCCCGCCGGAAAACATTTCAGGCAAGGCTACATCACAACCGATCCTGCTAAAACGATCAGAGTAAGGGCAACGGAAAATACAGGCTGGTTGACCATAAAAGGAATGTCTGTTGGTGCTACAAGATTGGAATACGAATACGAAATTCCCTTAACAGACGCCATAGAGCTGTTGGATAATTTTTCGGAAAGTGAACTCGAGAAAACACGATATGAAATTGAATTCTGCGACAAGCTTTGGGAAGTGGACGTCTTTCGGGGACAAAACCAGGGATTGATCGTTGCAGAAATTGAGCTATCGTCAGAAACCGAACAGTTTGAGTTACCACTATGGGTAGCAGAGGAGGTTACGCATGATAAGCGATATTACAACTCCAACTTAACCGTGCATCCTTTTCAAGATTGGAAATAA
- a CDS encoding beta-N-acetylhexosaminidase has product MKKLFLIISCCIFTANLYAQTLVNETEIGDGEPAISPAPIAIIPEPVSLMKKAGTFTLPENVTIQTTKGGDVKQAIIYLTDRIKTATGKFVSTANAANHPTIKLILNTQPDAQLGNEGYKLNVNPTQIVITANKPAGIFWGAQSLIQLFPTEIESKEVVEHIKWKVPCVDVVDYPKLGWRGLMFDVARHFFTKDEVKQFIDNMVRYKFNLLHLHLADDEGWRIEIKGLPKLTEVGAWSVKKVGTFGDFTPPTADEPRTYGGFYTQEDIKELVQYAQDRFVNILPEIDVPGHSLAIIASYPELSCTPGAENYKVRSGEKIMDWSRGAPPIALVDNTLCPANEKVYSFLDTVLTQVAQLFPFEYIHMGGDEAPHNFWEKNDQVKALMQREGLKTIPQVQAYFEKRVEQIVIAKGKKFMGWDEILEGGVSPTAAVMSWRGMKYGIQAANDKHNVVMSPTEFAYLDYMQADPITEPKVYASLRLNKAYQFNPVPASVNAQYVIGGQANLWTEQIFNFRQVQYMVWPRAFAISESVWSPVEKKNWSNFVDRTEEHFKRLDLAEIKYSPAIYDPIINVKRSPDRQLMIELTPEIDGLDIYYSFDNSTPDRFYPKYTSALVPPKDASMLRIITYRGKQPIGRLISIPVTDLQKRSK; this is encoded by the coding sequence ATGAAAAAGTTATTCCTGATTATCTCCTGCTGTATTTTTACGGCCAATTTATACGCTCAAACCTTAGTTAACGAAACAGAAATCGGCGATGGTGAACCAGCCATTTCTCCGGCGCCGATCGCTATCATTCCTGAGCCGGTTTCATTAATGAAAAAAGCCGGAACGTTTACATTGCCCGAAAATGTAACCATTCAGACCACAAAAGGCGGTGATGTTAAACAAGCTATTATTTATTTAACAGACAGGATTAAAACAGCAACAGGAAAATTTGTAAGTACCGCCAACGCAGCCAATCATCCAACCATAAAACTGATTTTAAATACGCAGCCGGATGCCCAGCTCGGAAACGAGGGCTATAAACTTAATGTAAATCCTACGCAAATTGTAATTACTGCTAACAAACCTGCCGGTATTTTCTGGGGCGCACAATCGCTTATTCAACTCTTCCCAACCGAAATTGAAAGTAAGGAAGTGGTAGAGCACATTAAATGGAAAGTGCCTTGCGTAGATGTTGTCGATTATCCGAAATTGGGCTGGCGGGGACTCATGTTTGATGTGGCCCGACATTTCTTTACCAAAGACGAGGTTAAGCAATTTATTGATAACATGGTGCGCTACAAATTTAATCTGCTGCATTTGCATCTGGCTGATGACGAGGGCTGGAGAATTGAGATCAAGGGCTTGCCAAAACTGACTGAAGTTGGTGCATGGAGCGTTAAAAAAGTGGGCACTTTTGGCGATTTTACGCCTCCAACAGCCGATGAACCGCGTACTTACGGTGGTTTTTACACGCAAGAAGATATTAAAGAGCTGGTACAATATGCGCAAGATCGCTTTGTAAACATCCTGCCCGAAATTGATGTTCCCGGACATAGTCTTGCGATTATTGCTTCGTACCCCGAATTATCGTGCACACCAGGCGCCGAAAACTATAAAGTGCGCTCGGGCGAAAAAATTATGGATTGGAGCCGCGGAGCCCCGCCAATTGCATTGGTTGATAATACGCTTTGCCCTGCTAACGAAAAAGTGTACAGCTTTTTAGATACGGTTCTTACGCAGGTTGCCCAGTTGTTTCCATTCGAGTACATTCACATGGGTGGCGATGAAGCGCCGCATAACTTTTGGGAAAAGAACGATCAGGTAAAGGCCTTAATGCAGCGTGAAGGACTAAAAACCATTCCGCAGGTACAGGCGTATTTCGAAAAAAGGGTGGAACAAATTGTGATAGCCAAGGGCAAAAAATTTATGGGCTGGGATGAAATCCTCGAGGGCGGCGTATCTCCTACCGCGGCGGTGATGAGCTGGCGAGGCATGAAATATGGCATTCAGGCCGCTAATGATAAACACAACGTGGTAATGAGTCCAACCGAGTTTGCTTATTTAGATTATATGCAGGCCGACCCCATTACCGAACCAAAGGTGTATGCATCGCTGCGATTAAACAAGGCTTATCAGTTTAATCCTGTGCCCGCAAGTGTAAATGCACAGTATGTTATCGGCGGACAAGCAAATCTTTGGACGGAACAGATTTTCAACTTCCGCCAGGTTCAGTATATGGTTTGGCCACGTGCTTTTGCCATTTCCGAATCAGTTTGGAGTCCTGTCGAAAAGAAGAACTGGAGCAACTTTGTCGATCGCACTGAAGAACACTTTAAGCGTTTGGATCTGGCAGAAATAAAGTATTCGCCAGCCATTTATGATCCAATTATTAATGTGAAACGTTCTCCAGACCGTCAACTCATGATTGAATTAACGCCTGAGATTGATGGCCTCGACATTTACTATAGTTTTGATAATTCCACTCCCGATCGTTTCTATCCGAAGTACACTTCCGCCCTCGTTCCGCCGAAAGATGCCAGCATGCTGCGCATTATCACTTACCGCGGCAAACAACCCATCGGCAGGTTGATCAGCATTCCGGTTACAGATTTGCAAAAAAGATCGAAATAA
- a CDS encoding tetratricopeptide repeat protein gives MSKTDNQTIQPVKKGSFLQENNKSLLFIAGAVVLLILVYLWYQGVYLKGRAEEAASKMFKAEQYIGVDSLSNKAVKGESGYPGLEQIAEEYDNTKSANLANLYLGGIYLRKGEYKQAVEALSKYSATGSPVADPLALGLLGDAYSELKDYKQAATYYKKASDKASKFTSPMFLKKLGLVNENLKDFSSAVDAYTKIKTQYPESAEAQLIDAYIARAQQQVK, from the coding sequence ATGTCTAAAACAGATAACCAGACAATTCAACCCGTTAAAAAAGGTTCTTTCTTACAGGAAAATAACAAGAGCTTACTGTTCATTGCAGGTGCTGTAGTTTTATTAATCTTAGTATATCTTTGGTACCAAGGTGTTTATTTAAAAGGCCGTGCCGAAGAAGCTGCAAGCAAAATGTTTAAGGCAGAGCAATATATCGGCGTAGATTCTTTATCGAACAAAGCCGTTAAGGGCGAAAGTGGCTACCCAGGTTTGGAGCAGATTGCTGAAGAATACGACAATACAAAATCGGCTAATCTTGCCAACTTATATTTAGGAGGTATTTATTTGCGCAAAGGCGAATACAAACAAGCGGTTGAGGCGTTAAGCAAATATAGCGCTACTGGCAGCCCGGTTGCAGATCCCTTGGCTTTAGGCTTATTGGGAGATGCTTACAGCGAATTGAAAGATTACAAACAAGCGGCAACTTATTACAAAAAAGCATCAGATAAGGCAAGCAAATTTACTTCGCCGATGTTTTTGAAAAAATTGGGCCTGGTTAACGAAAACCTAAAGGATTTTAGTAGCGCCGTTGATGCTTATACCAAAATCAAAACACAATACCCTGAAAGTGCTGAAGCGCAATTGATAGACGCTTATATTGCCAGAGCACAACAACAAGTTAAATAA
- a CDS encoding DUF721 domain-containing protein has protein sequence MRKPNDLTMKDAVSKMLDVYRLRRKFDETSILALWPEIMGTAIANRTTQIYIRDKKLFIRIESSVIKNELVMVRQGIIQKLNEHAGSEVITEMVLL, from the coding sequence ATGCGTAAACCCAACGATTTAACCATGAAAGATGCCGTTAGCAAAATGCTCGATGTGTATCGTTTACGTCGTAAATTTGATGAAACCTCTATTTTAGCGCTATGGCCCGAAATTATGGGCACCGCTATTGCCAACCGCACTACACAAATTTATATCCGCGATAAGAAACTATTTATCAGAATAGAATCATCAGTAATCAAAAACGAATTGGTGATGGTTAGACAGGGGATTATCCAGAAATTGAATGAGCATGCTGGAAGCGAGGTAATTACGGAGATGGTTTTGTTATAA
- a CDS encoding aldehyde dehydrogenase family protein, whose protein sequence is MQIINPATEEVIAHLEEDRQPALNAKFKLLKQAQPIWAEKSLSERINIISTFSGFLEAEIERLAATLTSEVGKPLQQARNEINGARSRIKWMLSHAEKYLSDEIMVEEPGLKEIIKYEPLGVVCNISAWNYPYLVGVNVFIPALLNGNAVMYKPSEHATLTGLEIEKLLKKAGVPDEIFQVAIGGGQTGAELLKLDFDGYFFTGSYKTGKLIYEAVATKMVPCQLELGGKDPLYIAEDVSDVENAAMATADGAFYNNGQSCCSVERIYVHKQQYDAYLSAFVKEVQSWKVGSPTDSDTYLGALTRKEQIGVLQNQVSDALAKGAKLLHGGKPIANKGYFFEPTVLSEVTNDMLVMQEESFGPIIGIMKVENDEEALKMMQDTNYGLTASIYTADQKRAESLLSKLDAGSGYWNCCDRVSAALPWSGRKYSGIGATLSHQGLRAFSKPKAYHLRG, encoded by the coding sequence ATGCAAATCATCAACCCAGCAACGGAAGAGGTAATCGCACATCTCGAAGAAGACCGCCAACCTGCGCTTAACGCGAAGTTTAAACTTTTAAAGCAAGCGCAACCAATTTGGGCAGAAAAGTCGCTTAGTGAAAGAATAAACATCATTTCTACTTTCAGTGGTTTTCTGGAAGCTGAAATCGAGCGTTTGGCTGCCACTTTAACAAGCGAAGTTGGTAAGCCTCTGCAGCAAGCCAGAAACGAAATCAATGGCGCAAGATCGCGAATTAAATGGATGTTAAGCCATGCTGAAAAATACCTGAGCGATGAGATTATGGTTGAGGAACCCGGACTTAAGGAAATTATCAAATATGAGCCTCTGGGCGTAGTCTGCAACATTTCGGCGTGGAATTACCCATATCTCGTCGGCGTTAACGTTTTTATTCCGGCGCTGTTAAACGGCAATGCGGTAATGTACAAACCATCAGAACATGCAACTTTAACAGGTCTCGAAATCGAAAAGTTGTTAAAAAAAGCTGGCGTACCCGATGAGATATTTCAAGTTGCAATTGGTGGCGGGCAAACGGGCGCCGAGCTGTTAAAGCTCGATTTCGACGGCTATTTTTTTACGGGCTCTTATAAAACGGGCAAACTGATTTACGAAGCAGTGGCCACAAAAATGGTTCCCTGCCAGCTTGAACTGGGCGGCAAAGATCCGCTTTATATTGCCGAAGATGTTTCGGACGTTGAAAATGCTGCAATGGCAACAGCCGATGGCGCATTTTATAACAACGGGCAAAGCTGCTGTTCGGTAGAGCGTATTTACGTTCACAAGCAACAATATGATGCTTATTTGTCCGCATTTGTTAAAGAAGTGCAAAGCTGGAAAGTTGGTTCGCCAACAGATAGCGACACGTATCTCGGCGCTTTGACCAGAAAGGAACAGATCGGCGTTTTACAAAATCAGGTTAGCGATGCTTTGGCGAAGGGCGCAAAATTGCTTCACGGCGGAAAGCCCATTGCAAACAAAGGATACTTTTTCGAGCCCACGGTTTTAAGCGAGGTAACCAATGATATGCTGGTTATGCAAGAGGAAAGCTTCGGGCCGATTATCGGTATTATGAAAGTTGAAAATGATGAGGAGGCTTTAAAAATGATGCAAGACACCAATTACGGCCTTACGGCATCGATATATACAGCCGACCAGAAAAGAGCGGAAAGTTTACTAAGCAAACTTGATGCAGGCTCGGGCTATTGGAACTGTTGCGACAGGGTAAGTGCGGCACTCCCGTGGAGCGGACGAAAATATTCGGGCATCGGCGCCACACTTTCGCACCAGGGTTTGCGGGCTTTTTCGAAACCAAAGGCCTATCATTTACGCGGTTAA
- a CDS encoding FKBP-type peptidyl-prolyl cis-trans isomerase has product MKKGLIILAAATLGLAACNKEKKGAGGLLYTIHHSEGKEKIKEGDIVKMNFVQTNDKDSVLASTYDNEMPAFFPAQKKMYAGDMNDVLTLFGEGDSATFKVNLDTMAAQSKQPKPEQFKNDKYITFTVKIEKVFKKNTGEADSTFQKRVMELYQADMKATADKQKAAEPAKIKSFIEDNKLDVKTTASGLSYVIEKPGSAERATIGDTVLVDYTGRVTKKGKDGKYKIFDTSDEKLDKAEGNSRPGKPYGPQKMAIGQTVPGFNEALQMIGKGGKIKVIIPSKLGYGEQGAPQVGIMPNSPIAFDLEIKDIIKGKPAAAEAPEKK; this is encoded by the coding sequence ATGAAAAAAGGATTAATTATTCTAGCAGCGGCAACTTTAGGTTTAGCGGCTTGTAACAAAGAGAAAAAAGGTGCCGGAGGGTTGTTATACACCATTCACCACTCGGAAGGCAAAGAAAAAATTAAAGAAGGCGATATCGTTAAAATGAACTTTGTTCAAACCAACGATAAAGATTCTGTTCTAGCAAGCACTTACGACAATGAAATGCCTGCTTTTTTTCCTGCACAAAAGAAAATGTACGCTGGCGACATGAATGATGTGTTAACATTGTTTGGCGAAGGCGATAGCGCTACCTTTAAAGTGAATTTAGATACTATGGCTGCGCAAAGCAAACAACCAAAGCCAGAGCAGTTTAAAAATGATAAGTACATTACCTTCACGGTTAAAATTGAAAAGGTTTTCAAGAAAAATACTGGCGAGGCTGATTCTACCTTCCAAAAAAGGGTAATGGAATTATATCAGGCGGATATGAAAGCAACAGCAGACAAACAAAAGGCTGCTGAGCCTGCAAAAATCAAAAGCTTTATAGAAGATAACAAACTAGACGTTAAAACTACAGCAAGTGGTTTAAGCTATGTAATTGAGAAACCCGGTTCGGCTGAAAGGGCAACAATTGGCGATACGGTATTGGTTGATTATACTGGTAGGGTTACCAAAAAAGGTAAAGACGGCAAATACAAAATATTTGATACAAGCGACGAGAAATTAGATAAGGCAGAAGGCAACTCACGCCCCGGAAAACCTTACGGCCCACAAAAAATGGCTATCGGACAAACTGTTCCCGGTTTTAACGAAGCTTTACAGATGATTGGTAAAGGCGGTAAAATTAAGGTGATCATTCCATCGAAACTAGGTTATGGCGAACAAGGCGCTCCACAGGTTGGAATTATGCCAAACAGTCCTATTGCCTTCGATTTAGAGATTAAAGACATTATTAAGGGTAAACCTGCTGCTGCTGAAGCTCCTGAGAAAAAATAA
- a CDS encoding nucleoside-diphosphate kinase produces MSTNRTFTMIKPDAVANGHIGSIINDITNAGFKIIALKYTKLTEESAGQFYAVHAERPFYKDLVSFMSSGPIVAAILEKENAIEDFRKLIGATNPAEAAEGTIRQKYAKSIDANAVHGSDSDENAEIEGNFFFNADERF; encoded by the coding sequence ATGAGCACTAACAGAACTTTTACCATGATCAAGCCAGATGCGGTTGCAAACGGCCACATCGGATCGATCATAAATGACATTACTAATGCTGGTTTCAAAATCATCGCATTAAAATATACTAAGCTTACAGAAGAAAGTGCAGGTCAATTTTATGCTGTTCATGCCGAGCGTCCTTTCTATAAAGATTTGGTAAGCTTTATGTCTTCAGGACCTATTGTTGCTGCAATTTTAGAGAAAGAGAATGCAATTGAGGACTTTAGAAAATTAATTGGCGCTACTAATCCTGCAGAAGCTGCAGAAGGTACAATTCGCCAAAAATATGCTAAATCTATTGATGCGAATGCTGTTCACGGATCAGATTCTGACGAGAATGCCGAAATTGAAGGCAACTTCTTTTTTAATGCCGACGAGCGCTTCTAA
- a CDS encoding DHH family phosphoesterase, whose protein sequence is MLTLTELKALLATPQRIVITTHHKPDGDAMGSSLGLYGYLIQKGHHVKVITPTDYPTFLHWMPNNADVIIFTEAQEQAAKLVDEASIIFCLDFNTLSRINELGELVRAAKATKVMIDHHLEPEDFDDYRHWDINACAAAQLVYDFIVNQLQDVDGINKDVASCLYTGIMTDSGSFRFPSATSEVYRIAADLIDLGAEHWKIHQLVYDNASENRIRFLGYCLSNKLEVIREYNTAIISVTKEELAKYQSATGDTEGVVNYALSINGIKLAALIIERTDKIKLSVRSTGDFPANEICKKYFNGGGHRNAAGGAAEKPLAEVVAEFKSILEEYKEQLLAS, encoded by the coding sequence ATGTTGACACTAACTGAATTAAAAGCCTTACTGGCTACTCCACAACGAATTGTAATAACAACCCATCATAAGCCAGATGGCGATGCAATGGGCTCGTCGTTAGGTTTGTACGGCTATTTGATTCAGAAAGGCCACCATGTTAAGGTGATTACGCCGACCGATTATCCGACGTTTTTGCACTGGATGCCCAATAACGCTGATGTAATTATTTTTACCGAAGCACAGGAACAGGCCGCTAAACTGGTTGATGAAGCCTCGATTATTTTTTGTCTCGATTTTAACACCCTGAGCCGCATTAATGAGCTTGGTGAACTCGTTAGAGCCGCAAAGGCGACAAAAGTAATGATCGATCATCATTTGGAGCCGGAAGATTTCGACGATTATCGCCATTGGGATATCAATGCCTGTGCAGCTGCACAGTTGGTGTACGATTTTATTGTGAACCAATTGCAAGATGTTGACGGCATCAATAAAGATGTTGCATCGTGTTTATATACGGGAATAATGACCGATTCAGGGTCCTTTCGTTTTCCATCTGCCACATCAGAAGTTTATCGCATCGCGGCAGATTTAATTGATTTAGGTGCCGAGCATTGGAAAATCCATCAGTTGGTTTACGATAATGCCAGTGAAAATCGCATCCGTTTTTTAGGTTATTGCCTATCCAACAAGTTGGAGGTGATCAGGGAGTACAATACAGCTATCATTTCGGTTACCAAAGAGGAGCTTGCAAAATATCAAAGCGCTACCGGCGATACCGAAGGGGTAGTGAATTATGCGTTATCTATTAACGGTATTAAGTTGGCCGCCTTAATTATAGAGCGCACGGATAAGATTAAATTATCGGTGAGATCTACAGGCGATTTTCCGGCCAATGAGATCTGCAAAAAATATTTCAACGGCGGCGGGCACAGAAATGCCGCTGGTGGAGCTGCGGAAAAACCATTGGCAGAGGTTGTAGCCGAGTTTAAGTCAATTTTAGAAGAATATAAAGAACAGTTGCTTGCTAGTTGA
- a CDS encoding DUF7793 family protein — protein sequence MENNQLIEGEIADYLLTDEGILISYSKSILRTVNNITANVELVKNITGSKPVPLLIYLKNSPIPDKETRKLSTEKLPEIYKAMAMVSKPGLSQLIMRILFKFQNPPIPIKSFTDDKKAMEWLRKSL from the coding sequence ATGGAGAACAATCAACTTATTGAAGGCGAAATTGCCGATTACCTTTTAACCGACGAAGGAATTCTGATTTCGTATAGCAAAAGCATTTTGCGCACCGTAAACAATATTACCGCCAATGTAGAATTGGTTAAAAACATTACAGGCAGCAAGCCTGTGCCGTTGTTAATTTATCTTAAAAATTCGCCTATTCCGGATAAGGAAACCCGAAAATTATCAACAGAAAAACTCCCTGAAATTTATAAGGCAATGGCAATGGTTTCAAAGCCGGGCTTATCACAATTAATTATGCGTATACTTTTCAAGTTTCAAAACCCGCCCATACCGATAAAGTCATTTACTGATGATAAGAAAGCCATGGAGTGGTTAAGGAAAAGCCTTTAA
- the recF gene encoding DNA replication/repair protein RecF (All proteins in this family for which functions are known are DNA-binding proteins that assist the filamentation of RecA onto DNA for the initiation of recombination or recombinational repair.), translated as MWLKNVTLLNFKNYSDADVHFSETVNVFTGNNGSGKTNMLDAIHYLCLCKSYFNPIDGQQIKSGEDVFMIQGDFDRSKKNEKVSCGVKRNQKKQFKRNKKEYEKLADHIGLFPVVMVSPYDVNLIMEGSEERRKFIDNVISQTDSHYLDQLITYNRVLANRNALLKQIAITKRYDPTLLEILDEQLVTAGNKIFATRKAFMDEFILLFNQYYIYLTDNNERVELNYQSQLNENSFEDLLKKSVEKDRVLERTTTGIHKDELVFSIAEMPLKKFGSQGQQKSFLIALKLAQYAYLAKNKGFKPLLLLDDIFDKLDDNRVQKLMQMVSHHDFGQIFITDTGIERVKSIFNRIDVDATFFEVTEGQIKNA; from the coding sequence ATGTGGTTAAAAAACGTCACCCTTTTAAATTTCAAAAATTATAGCGATGCTGATGTTCACTTCTCTGAAACCGTGAATGTTTTTACAGGTAATAACGGATCGGGCAAAACCAACATGCTCGATGCCATTCACTACCTGTGTTTATGCAAAAGTTATTTTAACCCGATTGACGGGCAGCAGATAAAAAGCGGTGAGGACGTGTTCATGATTCAGGGCGATTTCGACCGGAGTAAAAAGAACGAAAAGGTTAGCTGCGGCGTAAAACGCAACCAGAAAAAACAATTTAAGCGCAATAAAAAAGAATACGAAAAACTCGCTGATCATATCGGTTTGTTTCCTGTGGTCATGGTTTCTCCATACGATGTCAACCTGATTATGGAAGGCAGCGAAGAGCGCAGAAAGTTTATAGATAACGTAATTTCGCAAACCGATTCGCATTATCTCGATCAGCTGATTACCTACAACCGCGTGCTTGCAAACAGAAATGCACTTTTAAAGCAAATTGCAATTACGAAAAGATACGACCCTACTTTGCTCGAGATTTTGGATGAGCAGTTGGTAACGGCCGGCAATAAGATCTTTGCCACACGCAAGGCCTTTATGGATGAGTTTATTTTGCTGTTTAACCAATATTATATCTACCTTACGGATAACAATGAAAGGGTAGAACTCAACTATCAATCGCAATTAAACGAGAACAGCTTCGAGGATTTGCTAAAGAAATCTGTAGAAAAAGACCGGGTTTTAGAACGTACAACAACCGGGATACATAAAGATGAGCTGGTATTTTCGATCGCTGAAATGCCACTTAAAAAATTTGGGTCTCAAGGACAACAAAAATCGTTTTTGATAGCACTCAAACTGGCACAATATGCCTATTTGGCAAAAAATAAAGGCTTTAAACCGCTTCTTTTGTTAGATGATATTTTTGATAAATTAGACGACAACCGCGTTCAAAAGCTAATGCAAATGGTGTCGCACCACGATTTCGGTCAAATATTTATTACCGATACGGGCATTGAAAGAGTAAAATCAATTTTTAATAGAATAGACGTTGATGCAACGTTTTTTGAAGTAACGGAAGGACAAATAAAAAATGCGTAA